One window of the Zea mays cultivar B73 chromosome 3, Zm-B73-REFERENCE-NAM-5.0, whole genome shotgun sequence genome contains the following:
- the LOC100192075 gene encoding hexokinase1 isoform X1 — MAAAALAMAEQVVAELRVRCETPPSMLREVAVEMAREMGAGLEKDGGSRVKMLLSYVDKLPTGREEGLFYGLDLGGTNFRVLKVQLGGNAKHVVDRDSREVGIPPHLMSGSSSELFGFIASELAKFVDDDEKCANISNGKKREIGFTFSFPVKQRSVASGTLVKWTKAFSINDAVGEDVVAELQTAMEKQGLDMHVAALINDAVGTLAGARYYDKDVVAGVIFGTGTNAAYVEKANAIPKWEGELPHSGDMKKNDFAVLQVINMEWGNFFSSHLPITEYDQELDKESLNPGEQIYEKLTSGMYLGEIVRRVLLKISLQSAIFGDIDHTKLQTHFLLRTPHISAMHHDETSDLKIVAENFEENLEITGTSLEARKLVVEICDIVATRAARLAAAGLAGILMKIGRDHSVEDQRSVIAIDGGLFEHYTKFRRCLETTLGELLGDEASKAVAIKHADDGSGIGAALIAASQSQYKNDLVAVKHADDGSGVKYAEDKRADDGSEIGAALIAASQSQ, encoded by the exons ATGGCGGCAGCTGCGCTGGCAATGGCAGAGCAGGTGGTGGCCGAGCTCCGAGTGAGGTGTGAGACGCCGCCGTCGATGCTGCGCGAGGTGGCCGTGGAGATGGCCCGCGAGATGGGCGCGGGGCTGGAGAAGGACGGCGGGAGCAGGGTCAAGATGCTCCTCTCCTACGTCGATAAGCTCCCCACAGG GAGAGAGGAAGGATTATTCTATGGATTGGACCTAGGAGGAACGAATTTCCGCGTCTTGAAAGTGCAACTAGGTGGGAATGCGAAGCATGTCGTTGACCGTGACTCCAGAGAAGTCGGCATTCCGCCACATCTGATGTCAGGGAGCTCCTCG GAGCTTTTTGGTTTCATTGCTTCTGAATTGGCCAAGTTTGTTGACGATGATGAGAAGTGCGCTAACATTTCGAATGGCAAGAAGCGAGAAATAGGGTTCACGTTTTCGTTCCCAGTGAAGCAGCGTTCTGTAGCTTCCGGTACGCTTGTCAAGTGGACAAAGGCATTTTCCATTAATGATGCT GTAGGCGAAGATGTGGTGGCTGAACTGCAAACAGCCATGGAGAAGCAAGGTCTGGACATGCATGTAGCTGCATTG ATTAATGATGCTGTTGGGACGCTGGCGGGAGCAAGGTACTATGACAAAGATGTTGTCGCTGGTGTAATATTTGGCACTGGCACAAACGCAGCATATGTTGAGAAGGCAAATGCTATTCCAAAATGGGAGGGTGAGCTGCCCCATTCAGGAGACATG AAAAAAAACGATTTTGCTGTACTTCAGGTCATCAACATGGAATGGGGTAACTTCTTCTCATCTCATCTCCCCATCACTGAATATGATCAAGAATTAGATAAGGAGAGCTTAAATCCAGGAGAACAG ATTTACGAGAAGTTAACGTCAGGAATGTATTTAGGTGAAATTGTAAGGAGGGTGCTCCTTAAAATATCATTGCAGTCCGCCATTTTTGGTGATATTGACCACACTAAGCTTCAAACCCATTTCCTTCTGCG GACTCCACATATTTCAGCAATGCACCATGACGAAACATCTGATCTGAAGATTGTGGCCGAAAATTTTGAAGAAAACCTAGAG ATTACAGGCACATCCTTGGAGGCTCGTAAGCTGGTCGTTGAAATCTGTGACATTGTGGCGACAAGAGCAGCCCGGCTGGCTGCTGCGGGGCTTGCAGGGATCCTCATGAAGATCGGGAGAGATCACAGCGTCGAGGACCAACGGTCAGTCATCGCCATCGACGGAGGACTGTTCGAGCACTACACCAAATTCCGCCGGTGCTTGGAGACCACACTGGGTGAGCTGCTAGGAGACGAGGCGTCCAAGGCGGTGGCCATCAAGCATGCCGACGACGGTTCAGGAATAGGTGCTGCCCTGATTGCAGCTTCACAGTCTCAGTACAAAAACGACTTAGTGGCCGTCAAGCATGCAGATGACGGTTCAGGAGTCAAGTATGCAGAAGACAAGCGTGCAGATGACGGATCAGAAATAGGTGCTGCCCTGATTGCTGCCTCGCAATCTCAGTAG
- the LOC100192075 gene encoding hexokinase1 isoform X2: MAAAALAMAEQVVAELRVRCETPPSMLREVAVEMAREMGAGLEKDGGSRVKMLLSYVDKLPTGREEGLFYGLDLGGTNFRVLKVQLGGNAKHVVDRDSREVGIPPHLMSGSSSELFGFIASELAKFVDDDEKCANISNGKKREIGFTFSFPVKQRSVASGTLVKWTKAFSINDAVGEDVVAELQTAMEKQGLDMHVAALINDAVGTLAGARYYDKDVVAGVIFGTGTNAAYVEKANAIPKWEGELPHSGDMVINMEWGNFFSSHLPITEYDQELDKESLNPGEQIYEKLTSGMYLGEIVRRVLLKISLQSAIFGDIDHTKLQTHFLLRTPHISAMHHDETSDLKIVAENFEENLEITGTSLEARKLVVEICDIVATRAARLAAAGLAGILMKIGRDHSVEDQRSVIAIDGGLFEHYTKFRRCLETTLGELLGDEASKAVAIKHADDGSGIGAALIAASQSQYKNDLVAVKHADDGSGVKYAEDKRADDGSEIGAALIAASQSQ, translated from the exons ATGGCGGCAGCTGCGCTGGCAATGGCAGAGCAGGTGGTGGCCGAGCTCCGAGTGAGGTGTGAGACGCCGCCGTCGATGCTGCGCGAGGTGGCCGTGGAGATGGCCCGCGAGATGGGCGCGGGGCTGGAGAAGGACGGCGGGAGCAGGGTCAAGATGCTCCTCTCCTACGTCGATAAGCTCCCCACAGG GAGAGAGGAAGGATTATTCTATGGATTGGACCTAGGAGGAACGAATTTCCGCGTCTTGAAAGTGCAACTAGGTGGGAATGCGAAGCATGTCGTTGACCGTGACTCCAGAGAAGTCGGCATTCCGCCACATCTGATGTCAGGGAGCTCCTCG GAGCTTTTTGGTTTCATTGCTTCTGAATTGGCCAAGTTTGTTGACGATGATGAGAAGTGCGCTAACATTTCGAATGGCAAGAAGCGAGAAATAGGGTTCACGTTTTCGTTCCCAGTGAAGCAGCGTTCTGTAGCTTCCGGTACGCTTGTCAAGTGGACAAAGGCATTTTCCATTAATGATGCT GTAGGCGAAGATGTGGTGGCTGAACTGCAAACAGCCATGGAGAAGCAAGGTCTGGACATGCATGTAGCTGCATTG ATTAATGATGCTGTTGGGACGCTGGCGGGAGCAAGGTACTATGACAAAGATGTTGTCGCTGGTGTAATATTTGGCACTGGCACAAACGCAGCATATGTTGAGAAGGCAAATGCTATTCCAAAATGGGAGGGTGAGCTGCCCCATTCAGGAGACATG GTCATCAACATGGAATGGGGTAACTTCTTCTCATCTCATCTCCCCATCACTGAATATGATCAAGAATTAGATAAGGAGAGCTTAAATCCAGGAGAACAG ATTTACGAGAAGTTAACGTCAGGAATGTATTTAGGTGAAATTGTAAGGAGGGTGCTCCTTAAAATATCATTGCAGTCCGCCATTTTTGGTGATATTGACCACACTAAGCTTCAAACCCATTTCCTTCTGCG GACTCCACATATTTCAGCAATGCACCATGACGAAACATCTGATCTGAAGATTGTGGCCGAAAATTTTGAAGAAAACCTAGAG ATTACAGGCACATCCTTGGAGGCTCGTAAGCTGGTCGTTGAAATCTGTGACATTGTGGCGACAAGAGCAGCCCGGCTGGCTGCTGCGGGGCTTGCAGGGATCCTCATGAAGATCGGGAGAGATCACAGCGTCGAGGACCAACGGTCAGTCATCGCCATCGACGGAGGACTGTTCGAGCACTACACCAAATTCCGCCGGTGCTTGGAGACCACACTGGGTGAGCTGCTAGGAGACGAGGCGTCCAAGGCGGTGGCCATCAAGCATGCCGACGACGGTTCAGGAATAGGTGCTGCCCTGATTGCAGCTTCACAGTCTCAGTACAAAAACGACTTAGTGGCCGTCAAGCATGCAGATGACGGTTCAGGAGTCAAGTATGCAGAAGACAAGCGTGCAGATGACGGATCAGAAATAGGTGCTGCCCTGATTGCTGCCTCGCAATCTCAGTAG